A window of the Phaseolus vulgaris cultivar G19833 chromosome 5, P. vulgaris v2.0, whole genome shotgun sequence genome harbors these coding sequences:
- the LOC137834243 gene encoding uncharacterized protein, with amino-acid sequence MARRAKEEFQSRKFQQYTPLNTNRTRILQEAMAIEIIPPPRKARTLERADHSKHCEYHKNHGHHIEECIGLKDRIEELIQAGQLRCFVRSGNVRMRQSPDKELRGGELGEMRSERFERKDNRRVERRDERRGGRPEGRNQRGYQNIQLARRSRERSLGRPVRGFINTILGGFSGKESSSARKQYWRSVRTVNHVFKRRTLPPMLFTDEDFQEINPDHDDSMVITVEITEYVVMKTLVDQGSSVGILFWDTFKRLLHLREEDMVPFREQIIGFSGERVSIKGYIDLVTTFRRGSATRKIKIKYLVVDACTSYNVLLGRSSLNKLGAIVSTPHLAMKFPTEKGEITTIYVNQRDARECYAEGLKMTLRTDREDGKHMEAMVNLDPRMNDERLELYRPVPGR; translated from the coding sequence ATGGCTAGAAGAGCAAAAGAGGAATTTCAAAGCCGAAAATTCCAACAATATACACCATTGAATACCAACAGGACAAGAATTTTACAAGAAGCAATGGCAATAGAAATCATACCACCCCCAAGAAAAGCAAGAACACTTGAGAGAGCAGATCATAGCAAACACTGTGAGtatcataaaaatcatggtCATCATATAGAAGAATGTATTGGGTTGAAGGATAGAATAGAAGAGTTAATTCAAGCCGGACAATTAAGATGTTTCGTCAGGAGTGGAAATGTAAGAATGAGGCAAAGTCCTGATAAAGAACTAAGAGGTGGAGAATTAGGAGAAATGAGATCAGAGAGGTTTGAAAGAAAAGACAATAGAAGAGTAGAGAGAAGAGATGAAAGAAGAGGAGGTAGACCGGAAGGAAGAAATCAAAGGGGTTACCAAAATATACAATTAGCAAGAAGAAGTAGAGAAAGAAGTCTAGGAAGACCAGTGAGAGGTTTCATTAACACAATTTTGGGAGGATTTTCTGGGAAGGAGTCATCGTCAGCAAGAAAACAATATTGGAGAAGTGTCAGAACAGTCAATCATGTTTTTAAAAGAAGAACtttgccaccaatgctttttacagatgaagattttcaagagATCAATCCCGATCATGATGATTCAATGGTAATAACAGTAGAAATAACGGAGTATGTAGTTATGAAAACTCtggtagatcaaggaagctcagTTGGTATATTATTTTGGGATACTTTTAAGAGATTATTACATTTGAGAGAGGAAGATATGGTGCCTTTCCGAGAGCAAATCATTGGCTTCTCGGGTGAAAGGGTGAGTATAAAGGGGTATATTGACTTGGTGACAACATTTAGAAGAGGAAGTGCAACAAGGAAAATTAAAATCAAGTATTTGGTAGTAGATGCTTGTACGTCATATAATGTGTTGTTGGGAAGGTCTTCTCTAAACAAATTGGGAGCAATAGTTTCAACGCCACATttagccatgaaattcccaACCGAGAAGGGTGAAATAACAACTATTTATGTTAATCAAAGAGATGCCAGAGAGTGTTATGCAGAAGGCTTGAAGATGACTTTAAGGACAGATAGAGAAGATGGCAAACATATGGAGGCCATGGTGAATTTAGATCCAAGAATGAATGACGAGAGGTTGGAACTATACCgacccgtccccgggcgttga
- the LOC137834244 gene encoding uncharacterized protein, whose translation MDRNKRLRLAQALKTKGEATSKGAGDSTRPTSETAPTSSTSCPQNPSQTTPPQTLPSPTRTPNSPPPIAAVPLALVETATTPAPLDKGKGVVVLPSDDEGGSAEGQVFKRRRTTKVFTSTSSSTHGAESLRENPPSATSPPQQLALDDGVVSEPAPTAPAPELPPPV comes from the coding sequence ATGGATAGGAACAAGAGACTGAGGCTCGCCCAAGCTTTAAAGACCAAGGGCGAAGCTACATCCAAAGGAGCTGGGGACTCCACACGCCCAACCTCCGAAACTGCTCCCACCTCCTCCACCTCTTGCCCCCAAAACCCATCTCAAACAACACCTCCCCAAACACTTCCCTCTCCAACTCGCACCCCAAACTCTCCACCTCCTATAGCGGCCGTGCCCCTCGCCTTGGTCGAGACTGCCACGACACctgccccccttgacaaaggcaaAGGGGTGGTGGTGTTGCCTTCAGACGACGAGGGAGGCTCTGCTGAAGGGCAAGTTTTCAAAAGAAGGAGAACCACCAAGGTTTTCACCTCCACATCTTCTTCCACCCATGGTGCCGAATCACTAAgggagaaccctccaagcgccaccTCACCTCCACAACAACTGGCTTTGGACGATGGGGTCGTGTCTGAACCTGCTCCAACCGCACCTGCACCAGAGCTTCCACCACCAGTCTAA